In the Acropora muricata isolate sample 2 chromosome 1, ASM3666990v1, whole genome shotgun sequence genome, one interval contains:
- the LOC136897790 gene encoding uncharacterized protein, with translation MVLKYKDQEIASLADIQRLTAKDLRIILRSHSESPGGTKADLVLKVYALLMRQIFPSAANSDETESDIEEFKYDSTMRRISARGWSTDLRNLPEMNFVQLYDYLVVSTRKYRHIVLKGTNYKKLKSYQFFFEGNVKKLECKNHDNKRYLRANVLPSMKKTPYRVVIEFSPTCDVLRAACTCPAGLGLQGKGKCNHVGGVLFAIEDFSRRGLQQNPEPLTCTSRLSVWIVPRNQSVAAKPLDKVLIRKIRFGKKNIRTQAKIIKFDPRAPQHRNRDPERFKKLCSELQNCLPSSSFFLFHDVKSKCSGTDSAGSENVTEDQTTIPFTDSYDIATNRFKDMVDEHVSSWTISEEEIKETEMSTRGQSQNPMWFEKRKSILAASNFGKAAKTKVEPSNKLKAMLYSNFTTEAVQYGIESEEKAVNLYLREMQQQRFNLKVDEVGLLVSMKKPYLGASLDRIVTNMDQNSKWWMEIKSPFSKAGMDVDEACKSKTFCLEKIPDGTIRLKRNHDYYIQVQGQLYCSNLDLKGIIFVVYFGEEKPLFIENIFFDASCWIEYHPKIDYFFKKAFFPEMLTRRVQRGKLLYLHGGWIPYGHYSCSLSGLKLTFQRAH, from the coding sequence ATGGTTTTAAAATATAAAGACCAGGAAATCGCGTCACTCGCTGATATCCAAAGGCTTACAGCCAAAGATTTACGCATTATTTTGCGATCCCATTCAGAGTCCCCAGGCGGGACGAAGGCTGACCTGGTGTTAAAAGTCTACGCATTGCTTATGCGACAGATATTTCCATCGGCAGCGAATAGCGACGAAACTGAAAGCGACATCGAGGAGTTCAAATACGATTCGACGATGAGAAGGATTTCGGCACGGGGATGGTCGACAGATCTAAGAAATTTGCCTGAAATGAATTTTGTTCAGCTATACGATTACCTTGTGGTATCGACGCGCAAGTATCGTCATATCGTTCTTAAGGGAACTAACTACAAGAAACTTAAGTCTTACCAGTTCTTCTTCGAAGGGAATGTCAAGAAGTTAGAATGCAAAAACCACGACAACAAAAGGTACCTCAGGGCGAATGTTTTACCTTCGATGAAGAAGACGCCATACCGAGTTGTGATAGAGTTCTCACCTACTTGTGATGTTCTGCGCGCTGCTTGCACTTGCCCTGCTGGACTTGGATTGCAAGGCAAGGGAAAGTGTAATCACGTCGGAGGAGTTCTTTTTGCCATCGAAGACTTTTCCAGGAGAGGTTTACAACAAAACCCAGAACCTTTAACCTGCACATCCCGCTTGTCAGTCTGGATTGTACCGCGAAATCAAAGCGTTGCCGCGAAACCGCTCGACAAAGTACTGATCAGAAAAATCAgatttggaaagaaaaatattcgCACGCAGGccaaaatcataaaatttgatcCAAGGGCACCACAACACCGAAATAGAGACCCTGAACGCTTCAAAAAGCTTTGTAGTGAACTGCAAAATTGTTTGCCTTCAAGTTCATTTTTTCTCTTCCACGACGTTAAATCGAAATGCTCAGGAACAGATAGTGCTGGTTCAGAAAATGTGACAGAGGATCAAACTACCATTCCCTTCACTGATAGCTACGATATTGCAACGAATCGTTTTAAAGACATGGTGGATGAACATGTGTCGTCCTGGACTATCAGTGAAGAGGAAATAAAAGAAACCGAAATGTCAACGAGAGGACAGAGCCAAAATCCGATGTGGTTTGAAAAGCGAAAATCAATTCTAGCTGCTTCAAATTTTGGAAAGGCTGCAAAAACGAAAGTGGAACCTTCCAACAAACTTAAGGCAATGCTGTACTCAAATTTTACTACAGAGGCAGTGCAGTATGGTATTGAAAGTGAGGAGAAGGCTGTAAACCTGTACCTGAGAGAAATGCAACAACAAAGATTCAATCTAAAAGTGGATGAGGTTGGCCTTTTGGTGTCCATGAAAAAACCATACTTGGGAGCAAGTTTGGACAGGATTGTGACAAACATGGACCAAAACAGCAAATGGTGGATggaaatcaaatctccttttagTAAAGCAGGCATGGATGTCGACGAAGCCTGCAaatcaaaaacattttgcttGGAAAAAATACCTGATGGAACCATAAGATTAAAAAGAAATCATGACTATTATATTCAAGTCCAAGGTCAACTATATTGTTCAAACTTAGACCTGAAAGGAATTATTTTTGTAGTTTACTTTGGTGAGGAAAAGCCTCTATtcatagaaaacattttctttgatgcTAGTTGCTGGATTGAATATCATCCAAAGATAGATTACTTCTTTAAAAAAGCCTTTTTTCCAGAAATGTTGACCAGGAGGGTTCAACGTGGAAAACTGCTTTACCTTCACGGTGGATGGATACCATATGGACATTATTCCTGCTCATTAAGTGGTCTTAAGTTAACATTTCAAAGAGCTCATTGA
- the LOC136930529 gene encoding uncharacterized protein, producing MELLQVQLADLKEKLREVEKERDILLERQFSMDKIKDDDSAVLFYTGFPNYGALISFYNFIEPKLTKMQYWKGEKLLEEQQSYQVDDNRNKPGPPRKLSYLDEFLLVLMRLKAGLFVQDLADRFGISTSLQVSRICITWINLLYVELRDLCPFPTQELVRKNMPQEFAQYATTRIILDCTELFIQRPSAMLAQSETWSDYKHHNTWKLLVGVTPNGQVTFLSDLWGGRVSDKQITRESGILDLLEPGDNVMVDRGFDISNIVPDGVSVNMPPFLAGREQMTAAETEETMSIASVRIHVERAIGRIKTYHILDGTLPNTLSPYATQIATVCGLLTNFLPPLLEPAKEPLHLFAS from the coding sequence ATGGAGCTACTGCAAGTACAATTAGCtgacttgaaagaaaaactaaggGAAGTTGAGAAAGAGAGGGATATTTTATTGGAACGTCAATTTTCAATGGACAAAATTAAAGATGATGATTCAGCAGTTCTGTTTTATACTGGATTCCCTAACTATGGAGCACTCATAAGTTTCTATAACTTTATTGAACCAAAATTGACAAAGATGCAGTACTGGAAAGGAGAGAAATTGTTGGAAGAGCAACAGTCATACCAAGTGGATGATAACAGAAACAAACCTGGACCTCCAAGAAAGCTGTCATACTTGGATGAATTTTTGCTTGTACTTATGAGACTCAAAGCTGGTTTATTTGTACAAGATCTTGCTGATAGATTTGGGATCAGCACAAGCCTGCAGGTGTCAAGAATCTGCATTACATGGATCAATCTTTTATATGTGGAACTAAGAGACCTTTGCCCATTTCCAACGCAAGAACTGGTCCGAAAGAATATGCCACAAGAGTTTGCTCAATATGCAACAACAAGAATTATTTTAGACTGTACAGAACTGTTTATTCAGCGTCCTTCGGCAATGCTTGCACAGTCTGAGACATGGTCTGATTACAAGCACCACAACACTTGGAAGCTGTTGGTAGGTGTAACCCCAAATGGGCAAGTGACTTTCCTGTCAGACCTCTGGGGAGGGCGAGTCTCTGATAAACAAATTACAAGAGAAAGCGGCATTTTGGATTTATTAGAACCTGGTGACAATGTCATGGTGGACCGTGGCTTTGATATTTCTAACATTGTCCCTGACGGCGTTTCTGTCAACATGCCACCATTCTTGGCTGGAAGAGAACAAATGACTGCAGCAGAAACTGAGGAGACAATGAGTATTGCGTCAGTGCGCATTCATGTGGAACGTGCAATCGGCAGAATTAAGACTTACCACATTTTAGATGGTACATTGCCCAACACACTAAGTCCATATGCCACTCAGATAGCAACAGTCTGTGGGCTATTGACAAACTTTTTGCCACCTTTGTTGGAACCAGCTAAAGAACCACTACATCTGTTTGCATCATGA